Proteins from one Lachnospiraceae bacterium KGMB03038 genomic window:
- a CDS encoding energy-coupling factor ABC transporter ATP-binding protein — MCKGIKKSEEPVILEMRDVTYCYEGETLPVWKHLSCCFYKGKIHAISGPSGCGKSSILYLLNGLIPHMYEGKLEGKVFLEKEDITSVLPRERCDRIGFVMQNPESQFCTFTVEEELAFGMENLGFDPSVMGERIQKALAFVGMEGYEKMDLNNLSGGQKQKIAIASLLVTEPEILLLDEPTANLDPESRRQIFDLILRLSREEGITILLVEHNIAEIIDQVDYVLALDRNGTPTASGAREEVIRQGWRVQAEEQIKRRGKDLSSEEEVLRIEGLEFAYPIPGKRKKDKENGKQIIKGLNLSVRKQEFLAIVGENGVGKTTLMRLIFRINTQDAGTIRLFGRPVESYRKKELYHLIGLVFQNPENQFIKNTVYEELMFSLKRVRISAEEKEKRVQEMLEKFHLAQEKDKSPFVLSQGQKRRLSVADMLLTHQKILFLDEPTYGQDFENRQELMKDMEKLVEEGITIVMITHDLSLVRQYATRVVELEEGSVKKALPTEEYFAWREAGERNRKGGR; from the coding sequence ATGTGTAAAGGCATAAAAAAGTCAGAGGAACCGGTCATCCTGGAAATGCGGGATGTAACATATTGTTATGAAGGAGAGACGCTTCCGGTATGGAAGCATCTCTCTTGCTGTTTTTATAAAGGCAAGATCCATGCGATCAGCGGCCCGAGCGGCTGCGGGAAGAGCTCTATTCTTTATCTGCTGAATGGATTGATCCCCCATATGTATGAAGGGAAGCTGGAGGGAAAGGTGTTCCTTGAAAAGGAAGATATTACGTCTGTACTTCCAAGAGAACGGTGTGACAGGATCGGATTTGTCATGCAGAATCCAGAGAGCCAGTTTTGTACTTTCACCGTAGAAGAGGAATTGGCGTTTGGAATGGAAAATCTGGGATTTGATCCATCTGTGATGGGGGAAAGGATTCAGAAAGCGCTTGCCTTCGTGGGAATGGAAGGATATGAGAAGATGGATCTAAATAATCTGTCAGGGGGCCAGAAGCAGAAGATCGCGATCGCTTCTCTGCTGGTGACAGAGCCGGAAATCCTGCTGTTGGACGAGCCGACAGCCAATCTGGATCCGGAAAGCCGCCGGCAGATCTTTGACCTGATCCTCCGTCTGTCCAGAGAAGAAGGAATTACGATCCTGCTGGTGGAACATAATATCGCGGAGATCATTGACCAGGTGGATTATGTCCTGGCGCTGGATCGGAATGGAACTCCAACGGCCAGCGGCGCAAGGGAAGAGGTGATCCGCCAGGGCTGGCGTGTCCAGGCAGAAGAACAGATAAAGCGCCGGGGAAAGGATCTGTCTTCTGAGGAAGAAGTTCTGAGGATCGAAGGCTTGGAATTTGCTTATCCGATCCCCGGAAAACGGAAGAAAGACAAAGAAAATGGAAAACAGATCATAAAAGGTCTGAATCTGTCTGTGAGAAAGCAAGAATTTCTGGCGATCGTTGGGGAGAATGGCGTAGGGAAGACGACGCTTATGCGGCTGATCTTCCGGATCAATACCCAGGACGCCGGAACGATCCGGCTGTTTGGCAGGCCCGTAGAGAGCTACCGCAAGAAGGAGTTGTATCATCTGATCGGATTGGTGTTCCAGAACCCAGAGAATCAGTTTATTAAAAATACAGTTTATGAAGAATTGATGTTCAGCCTGAAAAGAGTGCGGATAAGCGCCGAGGAAAAAGAGAAGCGGGTCCAGGAAATGTTGGAGAAGTTCCATCTTGCGCAAGAGAAAGATAAAAGCCCCTTTGTGCTGAGTCAGGGCCAGAAACGGCGGCTCAGTGTGGCGGATATGCTTTTGACCCATCAGAAGATCTTGTTTTTGGATGAGCCTACCTATGGGCAGGATTTTGAGAATCGGCAGGAATTGATGAAGGATATGGAGAAACTGGTGGAAGAAGGGATCACCATCGTTATGATCACCCATGACTTATCCCTGGTAAGGCAGTACGCCACCCGTGTGGTGGAGCTGGAAGAGGGGAGCGTGAAGAAAGCTTTGCCGACAGAGGAATATTTTGCCTGGAGAGAAGCGGGCGAGAGAAACCGGAAAGGGGGAAGGTAG
- the tenA gene encoding thiaminase II has product MKVSQRLYEKALPIWESYFTHPFIQGMADGTLEKDKFQFYMIQDHKYLMEYAKVFALGVVKSRDEKDMRLFSAFIADTLNTENAVHQFYLKELGITQEVIEQTPMCLNNDSYTNYMIAVAMKEGLAELTTAVLACFWSYKLIGDYLETVPGAMEQPFYGRWASTYVSDAFRGGNQTVIDLLDRLTEGYTEEQIQNLEHILINCSKYEYQFWDMAWTKGDMDYRLQPESI; this is encoded by the coding sequence ATGAAAGTATCACAGCGTTTGTATGAGAAAGCGCTCCCCATTTGGGAAAGCTATTTTACCCATCCTTTTATCCAGGGAATGGCAGACGGGACATTAGAGAAAGACAAGTTTCAGTTCTATATGATCCAGGATCATAAGTATTTGATGGAGTACGCGAAAGTATTTGCCCTCGGAGTTGTAAAATCCAGGGACGAAAAAGATATGCGCTTATTCAGCGCCTTTATCGCGGACACTTTGAATACAGAAAATGCGGTACATCAGTTTTATTTGAAGGAGCTCGGAATCACCCAGGAGGTGATCGAGCAGACTCCTATGTGCCTGAACAATGATTCTTATACGAATTATATGATCGCGGTAGCGATGAAAGAAGGACTTGCGGAATTGACTACGGCAGTCTTGGCTTGTTTCTGGAGCTACAAACTGATCGGCGATTATCTTGAGACGGTACCAGGGGCTATGGAGCAGCCGTTCTATGGAAGGTGGGCCAGCACTTATGTCAGCGATGCGTTCCGGGGAGGAAACCAGACGGTGATCGACCTTCTGGATCGTCTGACAGAAGGATATACGGAAGAGCAGATCCAGAATCTGGAGCATATCCTGATCAACTGCAGCAAATACGAGTATCAATTCTGGGATATGGCCTGGACAAAGGGCGATATGGATTACCGTCTGCAGCCGGAAAGCATATAG
- the nrdG gene encoding anaerobic ribonucleoside-triphosphate reductase activating protein, which produces MYYGNIKPYDIADGPGVRVSLFVSGCRHHCKGCFNAETWDFSYGQPYTKETEEEIITLLSPSYIQGFTLLGGEPFEPENQKELVHLLRRVRETYPRKDIWCYTGYTCDVDLIPGGKAHTDVTEEMLSYIDRLVDGEFVEAKKDVTLKFRGSGNQRILYKDGEGNWKEDGAFMA; this is translated from the coding sequence ATGTATTACGGAAATATAAAACCATATGATATCGCGGATGGTCCGGGCGTGCGGGTGAGCCTGTTCGTTTCGGGCTGCCGCCATCACTGTAAAGGCTGTTTTAACGCGGAGACCTGGGATTTCTCTTATGGACAGCCGTATACCAAGGAGACGGAAGAGGAGATCATAACGCTTTTGTCTCCTTCTTATATCCAGGGGTTTACACTGCTGGGAGGAGAACCTTTCGAGCCGGAGAACCAGAAAGAATTGGTACATCTTCTGCGCAGGGTCAGGGAGACATATCCGCGGAAAGATATCTGGTGCTATACCGGCTATACCTGTGATGTAGATCTGATCCCCGGCGGAAAGGCGCATACGGATGTGACGGAAGAAATGCTTTCCTATATTGACCGGCTGGTGGACGGAGAGTTTGTAGAAGCCAAGAAGGATGTGACCTTAAAATTCCGGGGCAGTGGGAACCAAAGGATCCTATATAAGGATGGAGAGGGAAACTGGAAAGAGGACGGGGCTTTTATGGCCTGA